In a genomic window of Rhodovulum sp. P5:
- a CDS encoding RnfABCDGE type electron transport complex subunit D — MTAPLLASGPHTHSKFNVSRTMIAVMACLSPATAFGMYHFGWPSVFLFLTTVAAALVFEVLCLAIAGKPIWRFATDGSAILTGWIVAMSLPPLAPWWIGVIGSGIAIVIGKHVFGGLGQNLFNPAMVARAMLLVALPVQMTMWVPPLRGDTGPTFMQSLGITFGGSPEFDFVSSASILSHVKSQLDAGLPMDRILAEAGSIHDQFFGFVSGSLGETSAVLLLAGGVCLIMLRIITVVIPLSILGTVYVLAGTAWLIAPDQFPPPYLHLASGSLMFCAFFIATDYVTSPVTGWGKLIYGIGIGALIFIIRTWGAFPEGVAFAVLLMNACTPLIDEYVRPRIFGRGRSGKPLALGAKK; from the coding sequence ATGACGGCGCCCCTTCTGGCCAGCGGGCCGCACACCCATTCAAAGTTCAACGTCTCGCGCACCATGATCGCGGTGATGGCCTGCCTGAGCCCAGCCACGGCCTTCGGCATGTACCATTTCGGCTGGCCCTCGGTCTTCCTGTTCCTGACGACCGTCGCGGCCGCCCTTGTGTTCGAGGTCCTGTGCCTTGCCATCGCGGGCAAACCGATCTGGCGCTTTGCCACGGACGGGTCGGCCATCCTGACCGGTTGGATCGTGGCGATGTCGCTGCCGCCGCTGGCGCCCTGGTGGATCGGGGTGATCGGCTCTGGCATCGCCATCGTCATCGGCAAGCATGTCTTCGGCGGGCTGGGGCAGAACCTGTTCAACCCCGCCATGGTGGCCCGCGCCATGCTTCTGGTCGCATTGCCGGTGCAAATGACAATGTGGGTCCCGCCGCTTCGGGGCGATACCGGCCCGACCTTCATGCAATCGCTGGGTATCACCTTCGGTGGCAGCCCCGAATTCGACTTCGTCAGCAGCGCCTCTATCCTGAGCCATGTCAAAAGCCAGCTCGACGCCGGGCTGCCCATGGACCGCATCCTGGCCGAGGCCGGCAGCATCCATGACCAGTTCTTCGGCTTCGTCTCCGGCAGTCTTGGGGAGACCAGCGCGGTGCTCCTGCTGGCCGGCGGGGTCTGCCTGATCATGCTGCGCATCATCACCGTCGTCATCCCGCTCAGCATCCTTGGCACGGTCTATGTTCTGGCCGGGACCGCGTGGCTGATCGCGCCCGACCAGTTCCCGCCGCCCTATCTGCATCTGGCGTCCGGGTCGCTGATGTTCTGCGCGTTCTTCATCGCCACGGACTATGTGACCTCTCCGGTCACCGGCTGGGGCAAGCTGATTTACGGCATCGGCATCGGCGCGCTGATCTTCATCATTCGCACCTGGGGGGCCTTCCCGGAGGGCGTGGCCTTCGCCGTGCTGCTGATGAACGCCTGCACGCCGCTGATCGACGAATATGTCCGCCCGCGGATCTTTGGCCGGGGCCGCTCCGGCAAGCCGCTTGCGCTGGGAGCCAAGAAATGA
- a CDS encoding PqqD family peptide modification chaperone, translating into MNLDQVKGKWSQFTGRAREAWGVLTDDEIQKTEGDREQLVGLIQERYGKAREVAEEEVDHFLKKLS; encoded by the coding sequence ATGAACCTTGACCAAGTGAAAGGCAAATGGAGCCAGTTTACCGGACGTGCCCGCGAAGCGTGGGGCGTTCTTACCGACGATGAAATCCAGAAGACCGAGGGCGACCGCGAGCAACTGGTCGGCCTGATCCAGGAACGGTACGGCAAGGCCCGCGAAGTGGCCGAAGAGGAAGTGGACCATTTCCTCAAGAAGCTGTCGTAA
- a CDS encoding RNA polymerase sigma factor has translation MSEHPDPRDELVSHLPAMRAFALSLTRNAATADDLVQDAVVKAWGNIDKFEPGTNLRAWLFTILRNTYYSLHRKRRREVEDPDGVMAGHLSEKPHHDGRLAMGDFQVAFAKLPDEQREALILVGAEGFSYEEAAATCGCAVGTIKSRVNRARARLAELMHLEDPSDLEMTDRTTLAALTGKPLA, from the coding sequence GTGAGCGAACACCCCGATCCACGGGACGAGCTTGTCTCGCACTTGCCGGCGATGCGCGCCTTTGCGCTCAGCCTCACGCGGAATGCGGCCACGGCCGACGACCTGGTTCAGGATGCGGTGGTCAAGGCGTGGGGGAATATCGACAAGTTCGAACCCGGCACGAACCTGCGGGCGTGGCTCTTCACGATCCTGCGGAACACCTATTACTCGCTGCACCGCAAGCGTCGGCGCGAGGTCGAGGACCCCGATGGCGTGATGGCAGGGCACCTGTCGGAAAAACCCCATCACGACGGCCGTCTGGCGATGGGCGATTTCCAGGTGGCGTTTGCCAAGCTTCCCGACGAACAGCGCGAGGCGCTGATCCTCGTCGGGGCCGAGGGCTTTTCCTATGAAGAGGCGGCGGCAACATGCGGCTGCGCTGTCGGCACGATCAAGAGCCGGGTCAACCGCGCCCGGGCGCGTCTGGCCGAGTTGATGCATCTGGAGGACCCCAGTGATCTAGAGATGACCGATCGGACGACGCTGGCGGCCTTGACCGGGAAACCCCTTGCATGA
- the rsxC gene encoding electron transport complex subunit RsxC has protein sequence MSIQSLAGRINPAQLFSFKGGVHPETRKFLTADCEIEDMPIPALIRVPLQQHIGVEAEAIVERDDHVLKGQLIGKARGPVSANIHAPTSGRVIAVGHFTAPHPSGLPVPTITIRPDGKDTWGPRLARLRPENAEPEEIAAKVAEAGIVGMGGATFPSAVKLNLRAKYDLHTLVINGAECEPYLTCDDRLMRERAEEIADGIGIMAKALGVGKVIIAIEANKPQAIEVMSRHNRALGYTFQVKAVPTQYPMGSEKHLVKSLTGKETPARALTAELGIVVHNAATAHAVHLAVRYGEPSISRVVTVSGRGIKRPANVRALVGTPVTELIAHCGGLTEEPERLLLGGPMMGQPIQNPRVPIVKGTNGILALTHGESRDRDVMPCIRCGLCVQVCPMGLTPFELNGRIDAGDLDGAAKVGLLDCINCGCCSFTCPSNRPLVQTIQFAKGKLAEQDSRKHQQEQTKRLAEARTARLEAIAEAKRAAMAKRKAEMEAKKKREAEAAQAAEASQTGEAVK, from the coding sequence ATGAGCATCCAATCCCTCGCCGGGCGGATTAATCCGGCACAGCTTTTCTCCTTCAAGGGCGGGGTTCACCCCGAGACGCGCAAGTTCCTGACCGCGGACTGCGAAATCGAGGACATGCCGATCCCCGCGCTGATCCGCGTGCCGCTGCAACAGCATATCGGGGTCGAAGCCGAGGCCATCGTCGAACGTGACGATCACGTGCTGAAAGGCCAACTGATCGGCAAGGCCCGCGGCCCGGTATCGGCCAACATCCATGCGCCGACCTCTGGCCGGGTGATCGCGGTCGGACATTTCACGGCCCCGCACCCATCCGGCCTGCCGGTGCCCACGATCACCATCCGCCCCGACGGCAAGGACACATGGGGCCCACGTCTGGCCCGCCTGCGCCCGGAAAATGCCGAACCGGAAGAGATCGCCGCCAAGGTGGCCGAGGCCGGGATCGTCGGCATGGGCGGCGCGACCTTCCCCTCCGCCGTCAAGCTGAACCTGCGCGCGAAATACGACCTGCACACCCTGGTCATCAACGGCGCGGAATGCGAACCCTACCTGACCTGCGACGACCGCCTGATGCGCGAACGCGCCGAGGAAATCGCCGACGGTATCGGGATCATGGCCAAGGCGCTTGGCGTGGGAAAGGTCATCATCGCGATCGAGGCGAACAAGCCGCAAGCGATCGAGGTGATGTCGCGCCACAACCGCGCGCTTGGCTATACGTTCCAGGTCAAGGCCGTGCCCACCCAGTACCCGATGGGCTCGGAAAAACACCTGGTCAAGTCGCTGACCGGCAAGGAAACCCCGGCACGCGCGCTGACCGCCGAACTTGGCATTGTGGTGCACAACGCCGCCACCGCCCATGCCGTGCACCTTGCCGTGCGCTATGGCGAGCCGTCGATTTCGCGCGTCGTCACCGTTTCGGGGCGCGGCATCAAACGCCCCGCCAATGTGCGCGCGCTGGTCGGCACGCCGGTTACCGAACTGATCGCCCATTGCGGCGGGCTGACGGAAGAACCCGAGCGGTTGCTCTTGGGCGGCCCGATGATGGGCCAGCCGATCCAGAACCCGCGCGTGCCCATCGTGAAGGGCACCAACGGAATCCTCGCGCTGACCCATGGCGAAAGCCGGGACCGGGACGTCATGCCTTGCATCCGCTGCGGGCTGTGCGTGCAGGTCTGCCCGATGGGGCTGACCCCGTTCGAGTTGAACGGCCGCATCGATGCGGGCGATCTGGACGGCGCCGCGAAGGTCGGATTGCTCGACTGCATCAATTGCGGCTGTTGTTCGTTCACCTGTCCGTCGAACCGGCCGCTGGTACAGACCATCCAGTTCGCCAAGGGCAAGCTGGCCGAACAGGACAGCCGGAAGCACCAACAGGAACAGACCAAACGCCTGGCCGAGGCACGCACCGCCCGACTGGAAGCCATCGCCGAGGCCAAGCGCGCGGCCATGGCCAAGCGCAAGGCCGAAATGGAAGCCAAGAAGAAACGCGAGGCCGAAGCGGCGCAGGCCGCCGAGGCATCGCAGACCGGTGAGGCAGTGAAATGA
- a CDS encoding NepR family anti-sigma factor, with product MQEQIDENLRRAYAQTVEEEVPERFLKLLDQLRNQGAGKPDDKDGSKK from the coding sequence ATGCAAGAACAGATCGATGAAAACCTTCGTCGTGCCTATGCACAGACGGTCGAGGAAGAGGTGCCAGAGCGGTTCCTGAAGCTTCTGGATCAATTGCGCAACCAAGGCGCGGGCAAGCCGGACGACAAGGACGGGTCAAAGAAGTGA
- the rsxG gene encoding electron transport complex subunit RsxG yields the protein MTDTSPAAENGAPRNGGLRQSPVWHGLLLGLFSLATALILSASNEMTSGPIADRATEDLLASLSQVIPADLHDNDLVADMRTLSDEAEGSVPVYIATEDGQVTGVAFVLTGFGYSGAIRVLMGVAPDGSLLGVRVLSHTETPGLGDKIEIAKDDWVEDFTGRSLTNPGPEGWKVQKDGGIFDQFSGATITPRAVVGTVHRGLSLFARHRGALLTATTETEAE from the coding sequence ATGACCGACACGTCCCCCGCGGCTGAAAACGGTGCGCCCCGCAACGGCGGCCTGCGCCAGTCACCGGTCTGGCACGGGCTCCTCCTCGGCCTCTTCTCACTGGCGACGGCGCTGATCCTCTCCGCCTCGAACGAGATGACAAGCGGCCCGATCGCCGACCGCGCGACAGAGGATCTGCTGGCCTCGCTGTCGCAGGTCATTCCGGCGGATCTGCACGACAACGACCTTGTGGCCGACATGCGAACGCTGTCGGACGAGGCTGAAGGGTCGGTGCCCGTCTACATCGCCACGGAAGACGGCCAGGTGACCGGCGTGGCCTTCGTCCTGACGGGTTTTGGCTATTCCGGCGCGATCCGGGTGCTGATGGGCGTCGCGCCCGACGGCAGCTTGCTGGGCGTGCGGGTCCTGTCGCATACCGAAACGCCCGGGCTGGGCGACAAGATCGAAATCGCCAAGGACGACTGGGTCGAGGATTTCACCGGCCGGTCGCTGACCAACCCCGGCCCCGAGGGCTGGAAGGTCCAGAAAGACGGCGGCATCTTCGATCAGTTCTCGGGCGCGACGATCACCCCCCGCGCCGTGGTTGGCACCGTCCACCGTGGCCTGTCGCTGTTCGCACGCCATCGCGGCGCCCTGCTGACCGCCACCACTGAGACGGAGGCCGAGTGA
- a CDS encoding entericidin A/B family lipoprotein has translation MTKTGLRAFAIIAVLGLAACETVEGAGQDIQQAGSAISQEAREMQQ, from the coding sequence ATGACCAAGACAGGACTTCGCGCATTCGCGATCATCGCCGTGTTGGGCCTTGCGGCCTGTGAAACGGTCGAGGGCGCCGGTCAGGATATCCAGCAAGCGGGCTCGGCGATTTCGCAGGAAGCCCGCGAGATGCAGCAATAG
- a CDS encoding sensor histidine kinase, translating to MTDRLKARLGTRRVTNSLAIWLVGALTVAMLPLGLISVYQTSKVLHESERLSGVALMDRTQQAAAGTQALIQSAFGAARSVAAANVLFAGDGQNCDAVLARLVEGTEAYIFAGYITADGQIACSSSGERISVADDAYFLELLRDPRARVDTRLNPSLQNPRVVRVSVPVLEGDVLTGFVLISLPYAAAYYTLDDHGEPVDLLVFDDDGDFVTAEAAGREESAAPETYEEVLPQDLTLEDLAAVGRQSFRGQNRLGEIRDFAVVPVVEDRVFVLGSWVPERRSFLPAAGRTMALYFPLVMWVAGVLVAFFAVHWLVIRHIARLQSWMRLYASGHTCFETARLDNAPHELEVVAEAFRSMTRRLEEQDRALEEDLAEKTILLKEIHHRVKNNLQLITSIMNMQIRSARSAEAQTLLRRVQDRVMALAAIHRYLYMARKLSVVRADRLLDDIIGKLGIVSDAGDGNRVRISTQFSPVEIGPDQSVSLSLLATEAAINAVKYCGAARGESAWITIALQTLDDGRICLSVVNSRGSGPVEGRPELESSGMGQQLIQSFALQLDADLEIQETADRYEVHLTFAPADLSMDDEEDEETLMPAGT from the coding sequence ATGACGGACCGGTTGAAGGCGCGTCTTGGAACGCGCCGCGTGACGAACAGCCTTGCCATCTGGCTGGTCGGGGCCCTGACCGTGGCGATGCTGCCCCTTGGTCTGATCTCGGTCTACCAGACATCGAAGGTCCTGCATGAATCAGAGCGTCTGTCCGGCGTCGCGCTGATGGACCGGACGCAGCAGGCCGCGGCGGGAACGCAGGCGCTGATACAGTCGGCCTTCGGGGCGGCCCGGTCGGTTGCCGCGGCCAATGTGCTGTTTGCAGGCGATGGTCAGAACTGCGACGCGGTGCTGGCGCGTCTGGTCGAAGGGACCGAGGCCTATATCTTCGCGGGCTACATCACCGCCGATGGCCAGATTGCCTGTTCCTCGTCGGGAGAGCGGATCAGCGTGGCCGATGACGCCTATTTCCTCGAACTGCTGCGCGATCCCCGCGCCCGTGTCGATACGCGGCTGAATCCCTCCCTGCAAAACCCGCGGGTCGTGCGTGTCAGCGTGCCGGTTTTGGAGGGGGACGTCTTGACCGGGTTCGTGCTGATTTCGCTGCCCTATGCGGCGGCCTATTACACGCTGGACGATCACGGCGAACCGGTTGACCTTCTGGTGTTCGACGACGACGGCGATTTCGTGACAGCCGAAGCGGCCGGACGGGAGGAGAGCGCGGCCCCCGAAACCTATGAGGAGGTCCTGCCCCAGGACCTGACGCTGGAGGATCTTGCCGCGGTCGGTCGGCAATCTTTTCGCGGCCAGAACCGGCTGGGCGAGATCCGCGATTTCGCGGTCGTCCCGGTGGTGGAGGATCGGGTCTTCGTGCTGGGAAGCTGGGTGCCGGAACGGCGGAGTTTCCTGCCGGCAGCCGGGCGGACCATGGCGCTGTATTTCCCGCTGGTCATGTGGGTGGCCGGGGTTCTGGTTGCGTTCTTCGCGGTGCACTGGCTGGTGATCCGGCATATCGCACGGCTGCAATCCTGGATGCGCCTTTATGCAAGCGGTCACACCTGTTTCGAGACCGCGAGGCTGGACAACGCCCCGCACGAGCTGGAGGTCGTGGCCGAAGCGTTTCGCAGCATGACCCGGCGACTGGAGGAGCAGGACCGGGCATTGGAAGAGGATCTTGCGGAAAAGACGATCCTCCTGAAGGAAATCCATCACCGGGTGAAGAACAACCTGCAACTGATCACCTCGATCATGAACATGCAGATCCGCAGCGCCCGCAGCGCAGAGGCGCAAACCTTGCTGCGCCGCGTGCAGGACAGGGTGATGGCGCTGGCGGCAATCCACCGGTATCTCTACATGGCGCGGAAGCTGTCGGTGGTGCGGGCAGACCGATTGCTAGACGACATCATCGGCAAGCTGGGCATTGTCAGCGATGCGGGTGACGGCAACCGCGTGCGCATCTCCACGCAGTTCAGCCCGGTCGAAATCGGGCCCGATCAGTCGGTTTCCCTGTCTCTTCTGGCGACGGAGGCCGCGATCAACGCGGTGAAGTATTGCGGCGCAGCGCGGGGTGAATCGGCTTGGATCACCATCGCGCTTCAGACGCTGGACGACGGGCGCATCTGTCTCAGCGTCGTGAACTCCCGCGGGTCCGGTCCGGTCGAGGGGCGGCCGGAACTGGAAAGTTCGGGCATGGGGCAGCAACTGATCCAGTCGTTCGCCCTGCAACTGGACGCCGATCTTGAGATCCAGGAGACCGCCGACCGCTATGAAGTCCACCTGACCTTTGCCCCGGCTGATTTGTCGATGGACGACGAGGAGGACGAGGAAACCCTGATGCCAGCAGGAACCTGA
- a CDS encoding electron transport complex subunit E: MSNTYVTIARNGIWDNNVVFGQLLALCPLLAVTGTATNGLGMGLASTAVMVGSGFAVSVLRKVITPEIRIPAFVLLIACLVTVVDMALNAWLHDLHKVLGLFIPLIVTNCAILGRAEAFASRQNPLAATFDGLMMGIGFTIALVVLGAVREILGSGTLFANASLLLGSQFAFLEITVIPDYQGFLLMILPPGGFIVLGFLLALKSVVDSRSTTGQARVQNPNVEKVFTAAGVLSRQQAQTGEQP; the protein is encoded by the coding sequence ATGTCCAACACCTATGTCACCATCGCCCGCAACGGGATCTGGGACAACAACGTCGTCTTCGGCCAGCTTCTGGCGCTTTGCCCCCTGCTGGCCGTGACCGGCACGGCCACCAACGGGCTGGGCATGGGGCTGGCCTCGACCGCGGTCATGGTCGGGTCGGGGTTTGCGGTGTCTGTCCTGCGCAAGGTGATTACACCCGAAATTCGCATCCCGGCCTTCGTGCTGCTGATCGCCTGTCTGGTGACCGTCGTTGATATGGCCCTGAACGCCTGGCTGCACGATCTGCACAAGGTGCTGGGCCTGTTCATCCCGCTGATCGTGACCAACTGCGCGATCCTTGGCCGGGCGGAGGCGTTCGCCTCGCGCCAGAACCCGCTGGCGGCAACCTTCGACGGGCTGATGATGGGGATCGGGTTCACCATCGCGCTGGTCGTGCTGGGGGCCGTGCGCGAAATCCTGGGCTCCGGCACGCTCTTTGCCAATGCCTCGCTCCTGCTGGGCAGCCAGTTCGCGTTTCTCGAAATCACGGTCATTCCCGACTATCAGGGCTTCTTGCTGATGATCCTGCCCCCCGGTGGTTTCATCGTTCTGGGCTTCCTCCTGGCGCTGAAATCCGTGGTCGACAGCCGCAGCACGACCGGTCAGGCACGCGTCCAGAACCCGAATGTCGAAAAGGTGTTCACCGCCGCCGGCGTGCTGAGCCGGCAACAGGCCCAGACCGGAGAGCAGCCATGA
- a CDS encoding FAD-dependent oxidoreductase, with protein MQTLNRRRFAQYLVAGAAVTGACGLTVSQVRAATQVVVVGGGPAGASAALALRQAQPDTSVLLVERDPRRLGRAQAAAFAKPAAGPNLDALRRAGVDVVLDDVVDLDWTAARMSLFSGRTLAFDRLLLAPGTAPVDEAIAGLDARARHLWPAAWGSEREARRLTAQLAALPQNGHVVLRLPEVLSHPDAALDRAMNLARLLDRAKPGGRLTILDGASNTDLANRFHQGRDREGLRLDAEWRMAEDGGTVLSIDPAQGSLETTAGRLRADVVNFVTRQGAGQIARATGLVDASDWCPTDAHGRSVHRPQAIILGDARKAARRTVADAMLSAKAAAAGFDHA; from the coding sequence ATGCAGACACTCAACCGCCGCCGCTTCGCCCAGTATCTTGTTGCCGGTGCCGCCGTGACCGGCGCCTGCGGGCTGACGGTCTCGCAGGTGCGCGCCGCGACGCAGGTTGTTGTCGTGGGCGGCGGCCCCGCCGGGGCCAGCGCCGCGCTTGCCCTGCGACAGGCGCAGCCCGATACCTCCGTCCTGTTGGTGGAACGCGATCCGCGCCGTCTGGGCCGGGCGCAGGCCGCCGCGTTCGCCAAGCCGGCCGCGGGCCCGAACCTCGATGCCTTGCGCCGGGCGGGTGTCGACGTGGTCCTTGATGACGTTGTCGATCTGGACTGGACGGCGGCCCGCATGAGCCTGTTCAGCGGCCGCACGCTCGCCTTCGACAGGCTTCTGCTGGCCCCCGGTACGGCGCCCGTCGACGAAGCCATCGCCGGGCTCGACGCACGGGCCCGTCATCTCTGGCCCGCGGCATGGGGCAGCGAGCGCGAGGCGCGCCGCCTGACCGCCCAACTGGCCGCCCTGCCACAGAACGGCCATGTGGTTCTGCGGCTGCCAGAGGTGCTCAGCCATCCCGACGCCGCCCTTGACCGCGCGATGAACCTTGCCCGCCTTCTGGACCGCGCGAAGCCCGGCGGCCGGCTGACCATTCTGGACGGGGCGTCGAACACCGATCTGGCCAACCGTTTTCATCAGGGGCGCGATCGCGAAGGTCTGCGCCTCGATGCCGAATGGCGCATGGCCGAAGATGGCGGCACGGTGCTCAGCATCGATCCTGCACAAGGCAGCCTGGAAACGACGGCCGGGCGCCTGCGTGCGGATGTCGTGAATTTCGTCACGCGTCAGGGGGCGGGGCAAATCGCACGGGCCACCGGTCTGGTCGATGCCAGCGACTGGTGCCCGACCGATGCCCATGGCCGCTCCGTTCACCGGCCCCAGGCGATCATTCTCGGGGATGCCCGCAAGGCGGCCCGCCGTACCGTGGCCGATGCCATGCTGTCCGCCAAGGCGGCCGCGGCAGGGTTCGATCACGCCTGA
- a CDS encoding DUF1328 domain-containing protein: MLYWALVFLIVAIVAGAFGFGGIASASAGIAQLLFFVFLVLFIVALVARALRGRTP, encoded by the coding sequence ATGCTGTATTGGGCACTTGTTTTTCTGATCGTTGCGATCGTCGCCGGCGCATTCGGGTTTGGGGGGATCGCTTCGGCCTCTGCGGGTATCGCGCAGCTTCTGTTCTTCGTGTTCCTCGTTCTGTTCATCGTCGCGCTGGTTGCGCGCGCGCTTCGCGGCCGGACGCCCTGA
- the rsxB gene encoding electron transport complex subunit RsxB, with the protein MLYAVVSMTVLGVGLGLLLGLAARKFHVETPPIVDEIESLLPGTNCGSCGYPGCRGAAEAVAGGEAPITMCPPGGAELVLQLAEITGADPNAGDAGGLAEAEPMVAFIFEDHCTGCTKCLKRCPTDAIVGANKQIHTVIVDACIGCDACIEVCPTEAIIRRSKPRTLRNWYWDKPDLEPGAEDMRLSA; encoded by the coding sequence ATGCTCTATGCCGTCGTGTCGATGACTGTCCTTGGAGTGGGGCTTGGGCTCTTGCTGGGGCTCGCCGCCCGCAAGTTCCACGTCGAAACGCCCCCCATCGTGGACGAGATCGAGAGCCTGCTGCCCGGCACCAATTGCGGCAGTTGCGGCTATCCCGGCTGCCGTGGCGCGGCCGAGGCCGTGGCCGGGGGCGAGGCGCCGATCACGATGTGCCCGCCGGGTGGCGCAGAGCTTGTGCTGCAACTTGCCGAGATTACCGGCGCCGATCCCAACGCTGGCGACGCGGGCGGACTGGCAGAGGCCGAGCCGATGGTCGCCTTCATCTTCGAAGATCACTGCACCGGCTGCACCAAGTGCCTGAAGCGCTGCCCGACCGACGCCATCGTCGGCGCGAACAAACAGATCCATACCGTGATCGTCGACGCCTGCATCGGTTGCGATGCCTGCATTGAGGTCTGCCCGACCGAGGCGATCATTCGGCGCAGCAAGCCCAGAACCCTGCGCAACTGGTACTGGGACAAGCCCGACCTCGAACCGGGGGCCGAAGACATGAGGCTGTCAGCATGA
- a CDS encoding response regulator: MSDMHSQEDLSILIGTELPYLRRYARALTGSQTSGDTYAVATLEAILADPDMFERGLSPKVALFKVFNSIWMSSGAPTPEPDSLDGIEGRAQARMANLTANTREALLLHSVEGFMVEDVADIMGVSADEAETLIRIAREEMSKSIAGRVLVIEDEAIIAVDISTIVQSLGHEVTGVARTRSNAVELAAKNPPDLILADIQLADRSSGIDAVNDILSQLGERPVVFITAFPERLLTGERPEPAFLISKPYTEDQVRSAVSQAMFFASTETLGA; this comes from the coding sequence ATGTCGGATATGCACAGCCAAGAAGACCTTTCCATCCTGATCGGGACGGAACTGCCCTATTTGCGGCGCTACGCCCGCGCGTTGACAGGCAGCCAGACAAGCGGCGACACCTATGCCGTCGCGACGTTGGAAGCGATCCTTGCCGATCCGGACATGTTCGAGCGCGGCCTTTCCCCGAAGGTGGCCCTTTTCAAGGTCTTCAACTCGATCTGGATGTCGTCCGGCGCGCCGACGCCGGAACCCGACAGTCTTGACGGGATCGAGGGGCGCGCGCAGGCGCGGATGGCAAATCTCACCGCGAACACCCGCGAAGCACTGCTCTTGCACAGCGTCGAGGGGTTCATGGTCGAGGACGTCGCCGATATCATGGGCGTTTCGGCCGATGAGGCCGAGACGCTGATCCGCATCGCGCGGGAGGAAATGTCGAAATCGATTGCCGGCCGTGTCCTGGTGATCGAGGACGAGGCCATCATTGCCGTCGATATCTCTACCATCGTTCAATCGCTTGGCCATGAGGTGACGGGGGTTGCGCGCACCCGCAGCAATGCGGTCGAACTGGCCGCGAAGAACCCGCCCGATCTGATCCTCGCCGATATCCAGTTGGCTGACCGTTCCTCTGGCATCGATGCGGTCAACGACATTCTTTCGCAGCTGGGCGAGCGGCCGGTCGTCTTCATCACCGCGTTCCCCGAGCGCCTGCTGACCGGGGAACGGCCAGAGCCGGCCTTCCTGATCTCAAAACCCTATACCGAGGATCAGGTCCGCTCTGCCGTGAGCCAGGCCATGTTCTTTGCAAGCACCGAAACGCTGGGCGCCTGA
- a CDS encoding YqjD family protein, with protein MGQSSNGAARRDDLERQIQDLQADIAGISRTLSEMGAAKGEAFRNGAERQAADLRARGEDALSALRDSGIDLGHQASDAIREKPARAMGIAVGVGFLVGLLAGRR; from the coding sequence ATGGGTCAATCAAGTAACGGTGCAGCGCGACGCGACGACCTTGAACGGCAGATCCAAGACTTGCAGGCGGATATTGCGGGGATCTCCCGCACATTGTCCGAAATGGGCGCCGCCAAAGGCGAGGCATTCCGGAACGGTGCCGAACGGCAGGCTGCCGATCTGCGCGCACGTGGGGAAGACGCCCTGTCTGCTCTGCGCGACAGCGGTATCGACCTCGGTCATCAGGCCAGCGATGCCATCCGGGAGAAACCCGCCCGCGCCATGGGCATCGCGGTGGGCGTCGGCTTCCTCGTCGGGTTGCTCGCGGGGCGGCGCTGA
- a CDS encoding RnfH family protein — MIVSATFAKATTQVWKNLDVPEGATVRDVIERSGLLDQFPEIDLETNKVGIFGTLAKLDKPVKEGDRVEIYRPIHPDAELLEKK; from the coding sequence ATGATCGTCAGCGCCACCTTCGCCAAGGCGACAACACAGGTTTGGAAGAACCTCGACGTGCCGGAAGGCGCCACCGTGCGTGACGTGATCGAACGGTCCGGCCTGTTGGACCAGTTTCCCGAAATCGATCTTGAAACCAACAAGGTTGGCATCTTCGGCACGCTCGCCAAGCTCGACAAGCCCGTGAAGGAAGGCGACCGGGTGGAAATCTATCGCCCGATCCATCCCGACGCCGAACTGCTTGAGAAGAAGTGA